A window from Bos indicus isolate NIAB-ARS_2022 breed Sahiwal x Tharparkar chromosome 1, NIAB-ARS_B.indTharparkar_mat_pri_1.0, whole genome shotgun sequence encodes these proteins:
- the STRIT1 gene encoding sarcoplasmic/endoplasmic reticulum calcium ATPase regulator DWORF produces MAEKAEATLSRYVVPILLLIGWIVGCIVMVYVVFS; encoded by the exons ATGGCTGAAAAAG CAGAGGCTACATTATCTCGCTATGTGGTCCCTATTCTTCTCTTAATTGGCTGGATTGTGGGATGCATCGTAATGGTTTATGTTGTCTTCTCTTAG